The proteins below are encoded in one region of Apodemus sylvaticus chromosome 13, mApoSyl1.1, whole genome shotgun sequence:
- the LOC127698152 gene encoding translation initiation factor IF-2-like translates to MSQIISARAAAGAPQAGAGGGGALPRAAARALLSGRRPPRRLLGLCQRRPRGQAGPARAPPPPRPPPSLRAGPRGLRALVPAAPHAATVGARPASPSARRARKTARAQSSQDELGRGGRCGCAGEAGAALTGCPTPPPRRAPLGGRRLRPGPPPRLVPPRRRFLSHPPRGPGSGCPRRGLRPERVPTCVRTKTAAASKASGSRWRAAENEGAVAALRPGAPHKATPDAEPPVAGRVVRSSPAPATGCTAEGGR, encoded by the coding sequence CTCGGCCCGCGCGGCGGCAGGCGCTCCTCAGGCCGGCGCGGGCGGTGGCGGCGCGCTCCCGCGGGCCGCAGCGCGGGCGCTCCTCTCGGGCCGCCGTCCGCCGCGCCGCCTCCTCGGCCTCTGCCAGCGGCGCCCCCGCGGGCAGGCGGGCCCGGCACGAGCTCCGCCTCCGCCGCGCCCGCCCCCCAGCCTCCGTGCCGGGCCTCGCGGGCTCCGCGCGCTAGTTCCCGCCGCGCCTCATGCAGCCACGGTCGGCGCTCGCCCGGCGTCTCCGTCAGCGAGGCGCGCGCGCAAGACCGCCCGGGCGCAGTCCTCGCAGGACGAGCTCGGCCGCGGCGGCCGGTGCGGCTGCGCGGGGGAGGCCGGGGCCGCGCTCACCGGATGCCCGACCCCTCCCCCGCGGCGGGCGCCCCTCGGCGGCCGCCGGCTGCGCCCCGGGCCCCCGCCGCGGTTGGTTCCGCCGCGCCGTCGCTTCCTGTCCCACCCGCCCCGAGGACCGGGATCCGGTTGTCCCCGCAGGGGCCTCCGGCCAGAGAGGGTGCCCACCTGTGTGCGGACAAAGACGGCGGCAGCAAGTAAAGCCTCGGGGAGCCGGTGGCGAGCGGCTGAAAACGAAGGCGCCGTCGCCGCGCTCAGGCCCGGGGCGCCGCACAAGGCCACGCCTGATGCGGAGCCACCTGTGGCGGGCCGGGTGGTTCGGTCGAGCCCGGCACCGGCGACTGGATGCACGGCCGAGGGTGGGCGGTGA